The Spirosoma sp. SC4-14 DNA window ATAAAACGAAGCGGCAAACTCCGCCCCGGATATTTGTCCTGCACCTGTCCAATAGCCATGAGCAAACAGTCGTCGACCTGAACTGTTGCGAGCGCAACGGTACCGTCGGTTACTTTAGCTAAACCCAGCAAACCGTTGGTTAGTGCAATCACTTTCTTCAGCTCGTCAACGGCTACCTCCATGCTGTCGCGCCAGTCGGAGGGGTTCTGGTCGTAGCGCAGCGACGTTTCCAGAGTTCCTAACGTATTGGTGAGTGGTGTGCGAAGCTCATGAGACGCATGGGCGACAAAACTACGTTGAGACACAAAAGCATCTTCCAGCCGAAACAGCATCTGATTAAACGTCATGGCGAGCTGAGCAATTTCGTCGCGTCGATTTCCTTCATTGACCCGTTTGTGCAGATGAGTCGCCGTGATCTGCTCCACTTCGTCTACAATTTGAGCAATGGGTTTCAGTACGCGCCCGGAAAAATACCAGCCTGCCAGTACGATCAGGGTAAATCCTAACAAATTGGCCAGCAGCAGTATTTGTTGCAACGTTCTTAGTTTGGAAAAACCGATTCGGTCATACCCAGAGGCAAAGATATAAAATTGCTGCCCCCGGTCCCGATATGGAATTACGATGGATTCGAGATGGCCACTTTTAAACTCAACCAGCGAATCGGCCGCCAGGAGCGGTATTTTTCCCTTGTAAAAAGCAGGGCCTTTGAGCGTTCGATTGGTAAAGACCAGCTTATGCTGACTATCATAAATGCTGATCTGCTCATCAACAATAGTCAGTAAGTCTGTTCGCACCATGTTCTTAAAAAAAGTGTCATGCAGATGCCTCCGGGAAATCAGAACCCGACCCGTAACGCGGGCTTTCCCCTCCAGCCTGCTATAAAATTCCTCCTGCCGGTATAGCGAATAGAAATACCACACCATGAGCGACAACGTGACCTGAATGGCGGTGGCCAGTATCGTGAAAATTATTGTCAGACGGTTTCGAATGAGCATGAACGTGGGTTAGTTAGTGTGGGGCTTCGCGCCAGTTTACCCTTCTCGGAGAACATAGCCCATTCCAACTATGGTATGCAGCAATTTGGGCGAAAATCCTTTATCAATCTTTTTGCGTAAATAACTGATATACACGTCGATAATATTGGTATTGGTATCAAAATGCAGGCTCCAGACCTGCTCGCTGATATCGGTGCGCGAAATTGTTTTTCCTTTGTTGAGCATCATATACTCCATTAGCGCATATTCGCGGGTGGTAAGTTCAATGCGTATGCCAGCCCTCGTTACGGTTTTAGTATCCAGATTTAGCTCTAAATCGGCCAGCCGAAGGATTTGCTTTTCTTTGGGGCCGTTCCGACGTGTCAAGGCTCTGATTCGTAATAGCAACTCCTGAAACTCAAACGGTTTAACCAGATAATCGTCGGCTCCAGCGTTAAACCCATCCGACTTGTCGGCCAGGCTATCTAATGCCGTCAGAATCAGAATAGGTACCGACTCATTGTCCAGGCGAATCAGGCGGCATAGTTCAAACCCATTAATATTCGGCAGATTTACATCCAGTATAATCATGTCATACCTATCGCTGCGAAAGAGCGATAAACCAGTACGGCCATCGTAGGCGGCCTGGACTTCGTGGCCTTCGCCCAACATACCTTTCCGAATAAAAGACACCAACCGTTCTTCGTCTTCAACTAAAAGTATCTTCATGAAAAAAACTGTAATTATTGCCCGAAGTTACCATTGGATTCGAATTTGGGAGCCAATTGAATAGATCCTCGACACAGAGGAACAAGACTAGCCAGGCACACGACACTCGATAAGAATCGCCCTCAACTTCCGCACCCATTGCCCTGTTTAGTCAAGGGGAGTTATTAGCTTTTCTACTTATTTCCAGCCAGTTTCTATAACCGGTCTCCCGGCTTGTTGTTGCGTTGTGGCTAGCTGGTGAGGTATGCACAATCGTTAAATGTACAATAATATGGCTAATTTATCATTAAAACCAAAAACATCATTTTAATAAAATATCAAAATTAAAAATTAATAAAATTTAAAATTTTAAAATATTATACCAATAAATAGAACGATTACCTATATTAGCTTATACACAATTTTGTCAGCGTTATGCTTCCTTACTTTCCGTTCGGCAATGAATTTGATCATCGCATGGGTACGTCTGCGGTACGTACGGATGAATCACTGGTTGAAGTAGACGACGAGTATGTTGCAGACATCGAACTAAAACGCAACCTGCTCGCTCAAAACCATGACTATTATTTTCGGGCTCAACCCAATACCGAAATTGCTCAGTGGGATGTGCTCGAACGCCTGCTAACTGAAGCGGCCCAACAATACCCTGCGTTTTTTTCGCTCAATAAAACCGGAACCCGTTGGCACTGGATAAACCACAAGCTGGACGAAGACTATCGGTTTACGGTTGGTGATTTGGCATCATTACCACTCGCTCCACTCGACTGGGCGGGGCAACAGGTTCAGGAAGATCTGATTATTCTGAGTGCCGATGACACTGCTGCACTGGTTGCCGGGCAACTATGTTTTCCTAATGGCTGGTGCCTCGACGATAAGTTCGGGCAAACCTTCCTGGGTATTCATCATCCTGCGCCATCGATGGTGCAACCAACATTGCAGGCCGCTCACAAACTGCTTCAGCGCATTCCTCTACATCGACCTGTCTGGCGGGCAAGCTGGAATTTCAAAATAACCGACCAACTGGACATGTCGACAAAGTACTCGGCCGAATACAATGATACGCTGGCCCGGATCGCTCCTACTCTTACGCCCGATACAATTGGTGATCAGCTCTTTATTCGTATTGAACGACAGACATTTACCAGATTGCCGAAGTCGGGAGCGGTGTTATTCGGGATTCATACTTATCAGAATTCGCTGCAAAACGAAGCAGAAAATCCTGAACGCGCTCAACAGATGCTTGGCACACTGCGTACAACCCCACGCCAAATGCTGACTTACAAAGCGATAGCTCCGTTTGAAGATGCTTTAATCGACTTCCTCGAA harbors:
- a CDS encoding ATP-binding protein, giving the protein MLIRNRLTIIFTILATAIQVTLSLMVWYFYSLYRQEEFYSRLEGKARVTGRVLISRRHLHDTFFKNMVRTDLLTIVDEQISIYDSQHKLVFTNRTLKGPAFYKGKIPLLAADSLVEFKSGHLESIVIPYRDRGQQFYIFASGYDRIGFSKLRTLQQILLLANLLGFTLIVLAGWYFSGRVLKPIAQIVDEVEQITATHLHKRVNEGNRRDEIAQLAMTFNQMLFRLEDAFVSQRSFVAHASHELRTPLTNTLGTLETSLRYDQNPSDWRDSMEVAVDELKKVIALTNGLLGLAKVTDGTVALATVQVDDCLLMAIGQVQDKYPGRSLPLRFIAGEEELFTVKGNATLLTTAFLNVLDNACKYSSEAVSIQLQTSVNQITVTVLDRGRGIDESDAAHILDPLFRGKNTDGVPGYGIGLAVTQKIIDLHQGTIQIISSINEGTTVTIKLPSLI
- a CDS encoding response regulator transcription factor; translation: MKILLVEDEERLVSFIRKGMLGEGHEVQAAYDGRTGLSLFRSDRYDMIILDVNLPNINGFELCRLIRLDNESVPILILTALDSLADKSDGFNAGADDYLVKPFEFQELLLRIRALTRRNGPKEKQILRLADLELNLDTKTVTRAGIRIELTTREYALMEYMMLNKGKTISRTDISEQVWSLHFDTNTNIIDVYISYLRKKIDKGFSPKLLHTIVGMGYVLREG
- a CDS encoding DUF3445 domain-containing protein, producing MLPYFPFGNEFDHRMGTSAVRTDESLVEVDDEYVADIELKRNLLAQNHDYYFRAQPNTEIAQWDVLERLLTEAAQQYPAFFSLNKTGTRWHWINHKLDEDYRFTVGDLASLPLAPLDWAGQQVQEDLIILSADDTAALVAGQLCFPNGWCLDDKFGQTFLGIHHPAPSMVQPTLQAAHKLLQRIPLHRPVWRASWNFKITDQLDMSTKYSAEYNDTLARIAPTLTPDTIGDQLFIRIERQTFTRLPKSGAVLFGIHTYQNSLQNEAENPERAQQMLGTLRTTPRQMLTYKAIAPFEDALIDFLERNI